One Acinetobacter colistiniresistens DNA segment encodes these proteins:
- the paaC gene encoding 1,2-phenylacetyl-CoA epoxidase subunit PaaC, which produces MNNIALSKFLLHIGDSQLVLAQRLAEWCGHAPELEIDIALANIGLDLLGQSRNFLTLAGQYEAEKRDEDQLAYFRNEREFFNLLLCEQPNGDFAQTIVRQWLIDHYHVLLLTALTQSATPEVAALAVKSLKEAKYHIRFSTSWMERLSLSTAEAHQRVQQALDSLWRFSAELFELTSEEQVLVEQGIIPDFSSEKAQWEQIVTAELKRFELSVSVNGAYRRGAKQGLHTEHLGYLLAEMQSIQRSFPEMTW; this is translated from the coding sequence ATGAACAATATCGCTTTATCTAAATTTTTATTACATATCGGTGATAGCCAACTGGTATTGGCGCAACGTTTAGCTGAATGGTGCGGTCATGCGCCAGAGCTGGAAATTGATATTGCTTTGGCCAATATCGGTCTGGATTTACTGGGTCAATCTCGAAATTTTTTGACCTTGGCAGGCCAATACGAAGCTGAAAAACGTGATGAAGACCAACTGGCTTACTTCCGCAATGAACGTGAGTTTTTCAATTTATTGCTATGTGAACAACCGAATGGTGATTTTGCACAGACCATCGTTCGTCAATGGCTGATCGATCATTACCATGTGTTGTTGTTAACGGCTTTAACTCAATCCGCAACGCCAGAAGTCGCGGCATTGGCGGTGAAATCTTTAAAAGAAGCCAAGTATCACATTCGTTTTTCCACCAGCTGGATGGAGCGTTTAAGCCTCAGCACAGCAGAAGCACATCAACGTGTGCAACAGGCTTTAGACAGTTTATGGCGTTTTAGTGCGGAACTGTTCGAGTTGACGAGCGAAGAACAGGTGTTGGTTGAGCAAGGCATCATTCCTGATTTTTCCAGTGAAAAAGCGCAGTGGGAGCAAATCGTTACTGCGGAACTGAAGCGTTTTGAACTCAGCGTTTCTGTAAATGGGGCCTACCGCCGTGGGGCTAAACAAGGTTTGCATACCGAGCATCTCGGTTATTTATTGGCAGAAATGCAATCTATTCAACGCAGTTTTCCTGAGATGACTTGGTAG
- a CDS encoding DUF1330 domain-containing protein encodes MSAYIILIRKQLKNQDEMKTYTTLARQASQGFDAEPIVFYGQSIALENIESDGVAIIKFSSMQEAQNWYHSDAYQQAKKHRDLAGEYMVILTEGLG; translated from the coding sequence ATGAGTGCCTATATCATTCTTATTCGTAAACAATTAAAAAACCAAGATGAAATGAAGACCTACACCACTTTGGCACGTCAAGCGAGTCAAGGTTTTGATGCTGAACCGATTGTGTTTTATGGTCAGTCCATTGCTTTGGAAAATATTGAAAGCGACGGAGTAGCCATCATTAAATTTAGCAGTATGCAGGAAGCACAAAATTGGTATCACAGTGATGCCTATCAACAGGCCAAAAAGCATCGTGATTTGGCAGGTGAATATATGGTGATTCTGACCGAAGGATTAGGCTAA
- a CDS encoding 2Fe-2S iron-sulfur cluster-binding protein, whose amino-acid sequence MSQFIPLKVKTITPQTDQAICIAFDLVPELQQQFQFQPGQHLTIRHLTEAGEIRRCYSICSYAPKEDISIAVKKIEQGQFSHWANEHLKVGDVLEVMPPQGVFFQKAARTGGQSYLGIAAGSGITPILSIIKQVLFEQESANFTLLYGNRSWKQTMFSEQIMDLKDQFKERFQLINIFSREFNDSELLNGRIDENKLKQLFEHEVLEPNFDHVFACGPDEMMDTVERLFPVYGVTKDKIHTERFNTGHVRKRSAESDINRKEEKVNIVLDGRELIVAVGQEDESILDAALRAGADLPYACKGGVCATCRCKVLSGEVDMFLNYSLEDDEVEKGYVLSCQTLPKGANVRLSFDE is encoded by the coding sequence ATGAGCCAATTTATTCCATTAAAAGTAAAAACAATTACACCACAGACCGATCAGGCGATTTGCATTGCCTTTGATCTCGTGCCTGAACTACAGCAGCAGTTTCAATTTCAACCCGGCCAGCATCTGACCATTCGTCATTTAACCGAAGCAGGGGAAATTCGCCGTTGCTATTCCATCTGTAGCTATGCGCCTAAAGAAGATATCAGCATTGCAGTCAAAAAGATTGAGCAGGGGCAATTTTCCCATTGGGCCAATGAGCATTTAAAAGTCGGTGATGTACTGGAAGTGATGCCGCCACAAGGCGTTTTTTTTCAGAAGGCAGCACGCACAGGCGGTCAGTCCTACTTAGGCATTGCTGCAGGTAGTGGCATTACCCCAATCCTTTCCATCATTAAACAGGTGCTATTTGAGCAAGAGTCGGCAAATTTTACTTTGTTGTATGGCAATCGTTCTTGGAAACAAACTATGTTTTCCGAGCAGATTATGGATTTAAAAGACCAGTTTAAAGAACGCTTTCAACTCATCAATATTTTCTCACGCGAGTTCAATGACAGTGAGTTACTGAATGGCCGTATCGATGAAAACAAGCTGAAGCAATTATTTGAACATGAGGTATTAGAACCCAACTTTGACCATGTATTTGCCTGTGGTCCAGATGAAATGATGGACACGGTTGAACGCCTTTTTCCTGTGTATGGTGTGACTAAAGATAAGATTCACACGGAACGCTTTAACACGGGGCATGTGCGCAAACGTTCTGCGGAAAGCGATATCAACCGTAAAGAAGAAAAAGTCAACATTGTGTTGGATGGACGAGAGTTGATCGTTGCTGTGGGGCAAGAGGACGAAAGTATTCTGGATGCTGCTTTACGTGCAGGCGCAGATTTGCCTTATGCCTGTAAAGGTGGCGTCTGTGCCACTTGTCGCTGCAAGGTGCTTTCAGGTGAGGTGGATATGTTCCTGAACTATAGCCTTGAAGATGATGAGGTGGAAAAAGGTTATGTGCTGAGCTGCCAGACTTTACCGAAAGGCGCGAATGTGCGTTTGAGTTTTGATGAGTAG
- the paaD gene encoding 1,2-phenylacetyl-CoA epoxidase subunit PaaD — MQMIRHCIDQCWDVLQKVSDPEIPVLSVVDLGMIRGVELNEQQEIIVRLTPTYSGCPATDLLKAQIVEALAAEDLTPAKVMIDLSEAWTTDWMSDAGKQKLQAYGIAPPEGTAQQCGTHVHLSDGVVCPHCKSRKTRLLTEFSSTACKALYKCQDCLEPFDYFKCI, encoded by the coding sequence ATGCAGATGATTCGTCATTGTATTGACCAATGTTGGGATGTTTTACAAAAGGTCAGCGATCCAGAGATTCCAGTGCTGTCGGTGGTAGATTTGGGCATGATTCGTGGCGTGGAGTTGAATGAACAGCAAGAAATTATTGTTCGATTGACCCCCACCTATAGTGGTTGTCCAGCCACTGACTTATTAAAAGCACAGATAGTCGAAGCCTTGGCGGCAGAAGACTTGACCCCTGCAAAAGTCATGATTGATTTATCAGAAGCTTGGACTACGGACTGGATGTCGGATGCAGGTAAGCAGAAGCTGCAAGCTTATGGGATTGCACCACCAGAAGGGACTGCTCAGCAATGCGGAACACATGTGCATCTCAGTGATGGTGTGGTTTGTCCACACTGTAAGAGTCGTAAAACCCGACTGTTAACCGAGTTTAGTTCGACCGCTTGCAAAGCACTATACAAATGTCAGGACTGCCTTGAACCCTTTGATTATTTTAAATGTATTTAA
- the paaZ gene encoding phenylacetic acid degradation bifunctional protein PaaZ, with product MLEQAQHVETAQDTEYQNPTQQLPQLPSYVYGTWHSSHEERRTVVHAITGEPIYSVSSHGIDMHQAVRYAKQYGTELANWTFHQRANALKQIAQQLLEQKEQFYTFAYATGATRKDAWIDIEGGIQTLFAYSSLVRRELNDEKIITEDSWIQLSKNGTFGAKHILSPKAGVAVHINAFNFPIWGMLEKIAPTLLAGVPCIVKPATDGAQLTQAVVESIIATGILPKGSLQLICGQIDDLFDHLGPQDCVTFTGSASTGQKLRNHPHLNQYSIPFSMEADSVNSAILSPSANEATIDLFVREVFREMTTKAGQKCTAIRRAFVPQALLEQVQQKLSAKLEKVVVGDPQKQDTTMGALASPKQKLDVAAKVAELAKEAKIVFGGETTFKINADYPEKGAFFPPTLLLCEQPLQASLVHTTEAFGPVCTLMPYQSIDELADLVARGEGSLVASVVKNSDENIEQIIQKIAPWHGRVYILDEESAKESTGHGSPLPHLVHGGPGRAGGGEELGGIRAVKHYMQRTAIQGSPNSLTQVTHSWTVGSSIKQDRVHPFKKDFDELVIGERLLTARRTVTEADIVNFACLSGDYFYAHTDKIAAADSFFGERVAHGYFIVSAAAGLFVDAAQGPVIANYGMDNLRFVEPVKIGDSIRVELTCKQKTPKPQKDPSQPEHGVVVWDIKVKNQRDELVATYDILTLVARAA from the coding sequence ATGCTTGAACAAGCACAACATGTAGAAACGGCACAGGACACTGAATACCAAAACCCAACTCAACAGCTGCCACAACTGCCTTCTTATGTTTATGGAACATGGCATTCAAGCCATGAAGAACGACGTACCGTTGTACATGCCATTACTGGCGAACCGATCTATAGCGTCAGCAGTCATGGCATCGACATGCATCAAGCCGTGCGATATGCCAAACAGTATGGTACTGAGCTGGCAAACTGGACCTTTCATCAACGTGCCAATGCTTTAAAACAAATTGCCCAGCAGCTACTGGAGCAGAAAGAACAGTTTTATACGTTTGCCTACGCCACTGGTGCAACACGAAAAGATGCTTGGATTGATATTGAGGGTGGCATCCAAACCTTATTTGCCTATTCAAGTCTGGTACGCCGAGAACTCAATGACGAAAAAATTATCACTGAAGATAGCTGGATTCAGCTCTCTAAAAACGGCACTTTTGGCGCCAAGCATATTCTGAGTCCTAAAGCTGGTGTCGCAGTACATATCAATGCCTTTAACTTCCCGATTTGGGGCATGCTGGAAAAAATTGCGCCGACGCTATTGGCTGGTGTGCCTTGTATCGTCAAACCCGCCACTGATGGTGCTCAACTGACTCAAGCCGTAGTGGAGTCAATTATTGCGACTGGCATCCTACCGAAAGGTTCTCTACAACTGATTTGCGGACAAATTGATGATCTTTTTGATCACTTAGGCCCACAGGACTGTGTCACCTTTACGGGTTCAGCCTCTACAGGACAAAAGCTTCGCAATCATCCACACTTGAACCAATATTCAATTCCATTCAGTATGGAAGCAGATTCGGTAAACAGTGCAATTCTCAGCCCATCGGCAAATGAAGCAACTATTGATTTATTTGTACGAGAAGTCTTCCGTGAAATGACCACCAAAGCAGGACAAAAATGTACTGCCATTCGCCGTGCCTTTGTACCACAAGCATTACTTGAACAAGTCCAGCAAAAACTCAGTGCTAAACTGGAAAAAGTCGTGGTGGGTGATCCACAAAAACAAGACACCACCATGGGCGCGCTAGCCAGCCCTAAACAAAAACTGGATGTAGCTGCTAAAGTTGCAGAACTGGCGAAAGAAGCCAAAATTGTTTTTGGGGGCGAGACAACATTTAAAATCAATGCTGACTATCCTGAGAAAGGTGCATTCTTCCCACCAACCTTGTTATTGTGTGAGCAACCACTACAGGCAAGCTTGGTACATACCACTGAAGCTTTTGGCCCCGTATGTACTTTGATGCCGTATCAATCAATTGACGAACTTGCCGATCTTGTTGCACGTGGTGAAGGTAGTCTAGTCGCCTCTGTGGTAAAGAATAGTGATGAGAATATCGAACAGATCATTCAAAAAATTGCGCCATGGCATGGTCGTGTATACATTCTGGATGAAGAATCTGCCAAAGAAAGTACGGGACATGGCTCTCCACTGCCTCATCTTGTTCATGGCGGCCCTGGGCGTGCTGGTGGCGGTGAAGAACTGGGCGGCATTCGTGCGGTAAAACACTATATGCAACGGACGGCGATTCAAGGTTCACCGAACAGCCTCACTCAAGTGACGCATTCATGGACCGTAGGTTCAAGCATCAAGCAAGACCGCGTCCATCCTTTTAAAAAGGATTTTGATGAACTGGTCATTGGTGAGCGTTTATTGACTGCACGTCGTACCGTGACTGAAGCCGATATTGTCAATTTTGCCTGCCTCAGTGGCGACTATTTCTATGCGCATACCGATAAAATCGCGGCAGCAGATTCCTTTTTTGGTGAGCGTGTGGCACATGGCTATTTCATTGTTTCAGCAGCAGCAGGTTTATTTGTCGATGCCGCTCAAGGCCCTGTGATTGCCAACTATGGAATGGATAATTTACGTTTTGTTGAGCCTGTCAAAATCGGTGATTCTATTCGGGTTGAATTGACCTGCAAACAGAAAACCCCTAAACCACAAAAAGATCCATCTCAACCTGAACATGGTGTTGTGGTTTGGGATATCAAGGTTAAAAATCAGCGAGATGAATTGGTCGCAACCTATGATATTTTAACTTTGGTTGCCCGTGCAGCTTAA
- the paaA gene encoding 1,2-phenylacetyl-CoA epoxidase subunit PaaA, translating into MENKYQKFEHNIANDITIEAKDEMPEAYRKTLIRQIGQHGHSEIVGMLPEGNWITRAPTLKRKAVLLAKVQDEAGHGLYLYSAAETLGADRDEMMEKLIDGKMKYSSIFNYPTISWADVAAIGWLVDGAAIVNQVALCRTSYGPYARAMVRICKEESFHQRQGFEAMMALAAGSAEQKQMAQDAVNRFWWPALMMFGPSDDHSPNSAQSMAWGIKRFSNDELRQKFVDNTVPQILQLGLTVPDADLKWNEETSHYSYGEIDWQEFNEVIAGRGPCNHERIEARRKAWENGKWVRDAAVIYAKKQQNQVGKVA; encoded by the coding sequence ATGGAAAATAAGTATCAGAAATTTGAGCATAACATAGCCAATGACATCACCATTGAAGCCAAAGATGAAATGCCTGAGGCGTATCGCAAAACTTTGATTCGTCAGATTGGGCAACATGGTCATTCAGAAATTGTCGGTATGCTCCCAGAAGGCAACTGGATTACCCGTGCACCGACCTTGAAACGTAAAGCCGTGTTATTGGCAAAAGTTCAGGATGAGGCAGGGCACGGTCTTTATCTTTACAGTGCAGCTGAAACCTTGGGTGCAGATCGTGATGAGATGATGGAAAAATTGATTGATGGAAAAATGAAATATTCCTCCATCTTCAATTATCCAACTATCAGTTGGGCCGATGTCGCGGCAATTGGTTGGTTGGTCGATGGCGCTGCAATTGTCAATCAGGTGGCCTTATGTCGTACCTCTTATGGCCCTTATGCACGTGCCATGGTGCGGATTTGTAAAGAGGAAAGTTTCCATCAGCGTCAAGGTTTTGAAGCCATGATGGCATTGGCGGCGGGTTCAGCAGAACAAAAACAAATGGCGCAAGATGCGGTGAACCGTTTCTGGTGGCCTGCATTGATGATGTTTGGCCCAAGTGATGATCACTCACCGAATAGTGCGCAAAGCATGGCATGGGGAATCAAGCGCTTTAGTAATGATGAGTTACGTCAAAAATTTGTCGATAACACCGTACCGCAAATCTTACAGCTTGGCTTGACCGTGCCTGATGCGGATTTGAAATGGAATGAGGAAACTAGTCATTACAGCTATGGCGAGATTGACTGGCAAGAATTTAATGAGGTGATTGCGGGTCGTGGCCCTTGTAATCATGAACGGATCGAAGCACGCCGCAAGGCTTGGGAAAATGGCAAGTGGGTGCGTGATGCAGCCGTTATCTACGCAAAAAAACAGCAAAACCAAGTCGGTAAAGTCGCTTAA
- the paaB gene encoding 1,2-phenylacetyl-CoA epoxidase subunit PaaB: MENNNNWSLYEVFVRSKQGLSHRHVGSLRAPDDEIALQNARDVYTRRNEGISIWVVRSELIKSSQPDEKAEFFEPALDKVYRHPTFYHIPDGIEHM, encoded by the coding sequence ATGGAAAATAACAACAACTGGTCACTTTACGAAGTGTTCGTGCGGAGTAAGCAGGGTTTAAGTCACCGTCATGTCGGTAGTTTAAGAGCACCAGATGACGAGATCGCCCTGCAAAATGCACGTGATGTGTATACCCGCCGCAATGAAGGCATCAGCATCTGGGTGGTGCGTTCAGAACTGATTAAATCTTCGCAGCCAGATGAAAAAGCCGAGTTTTTTGAACCTGCACTGGACAAAGTTTATCGACATCCCACCTTTTATCACATCCCTGATGGCATTGAGCACATGTAA